The proteins below come from a single Mesobacillus jeotgali genomic window:
- a CDS encoding ribonucleotide-diphosphate reductase subunit beta, which produces MNHLMKRTLVDVDAPNASTGIINGQSSNILNWDDVRFPWAYPKYKRMLGNFWTPFEINMSKDIKQFSMLSEKEQDAFLKIIGLLALLDSIQTDYAGKVADYLTDSSLNALMIILAQQEVIHNHSYSYVLSSIVSKSKQQEVFDYWRTEPILRKRNEFITDGYKGFAENPSIENLLHSIVYDVILEGLFFYSGFAFFYNLARNQKMVGTSTMINYINRDEQLHVGLFEKIFKEILHENPEFNTESLRDFGTAAFREAAVLEMEWADYIIGNQIDGLLMSDLEAYIKFMANKRAEQLGFTAPFEGHRTNPLRWIIAYQEVDLGKTDFFEQKSRQYTKTSDENGFDEL; this is translated from the coding sequence ATGAATCATTTGATGAAAAGAACACTTGTTGATGTCGATGCTCCCAATGCTTCGACCGGGATTATAAATGGCCAAAGTTCCAATATACTGAACTGGGATGATGTCCGCTTCCCGTGGGCCTATCCAAAATATAAGAGAATGCTGGGCAATTTCTGGACCCCTTTTGAGATCAATATGTCAAAGGACATCAAGCAATTTTCGATGCTTTCCGAAAAAGAACAGGATGCCTTTTTAAAAATCATCGGGCTCCTGGCACTCCTTGACAGCATACAAACAGACTACGCCGGTAAAGTTGCCGATTATCTCACCGACTCCAGCTTAAATGCGCTGATGATCATTTTGGCACAGCAGGAAGTCATCCATAATCATTCCTACAGCTATGTGCTTTCAAGCATCGTATCCAAGTCGAAGCAGCAGGAAGTGTTCGACTATTGGCGGACAGAACCAATCCTGCGCAAGCGGAATGAATTTATCACGGACGGCTATAAAGGTTTTGCGGAAAATCCCAGCATTGAAAATCTATTGCATTCCATAGTCTATGATGTCATCCTAGAAGGCCTGTTTTTCTATTCAGGCTTCGCGTTCTTTTATAATCTTGCGCGGAACCAGAAAATGGTTGGCACCAGCACGATGATTAACTACATCAACCGTGATGAACAGCTGCATGTGGGGTTATTCGAAAAGATTTTCAAAGAAATTCTGCATGAAAATCCCGAGTTCAATACAGAATCCTTGAGGGATTTCGGTACGGCAGCCTTCCGGGAAGCGGCAGTGTTGGAGATGGAGTGGGCTGATTATATTATTGGCAACCAAATCGACGGCCTGCTCATGTCAGATCTGGAAGCCTATATAAAGTTCATGGCAAACAAACGTGCAGAGCAACTCGGCTTTACAGCACCCTTCGAAGGACACCGGACCAATCCATTAAGATGGATTATCGCCTATCAGGAAGTGGACCTGGGCAAGACTGATTTCTTTGAGCAAAAATCAAGACAGTATACGAAAACTTCCGATGAGAATGGGTTTGATGAGCTTTAA
- a CDS encoding alpha/beta fold hydrolase yields the protein MTYWETKTISTARGNFEVFVKGEGNPICVTHHYSEFNHTGDYFADSLTENNTVYLVNLKQAGNSSKANEAHELSMFDAVYDLEAIREALGYAKWTFAGHSTGGMIGVIYGIHFSTSLTSLIIVGAAARKYANSSSECIYHPDHPNFDRMQQLIETLKRSDLTPSERERFSKERTKLSLFHPDKYDEYFSLGIHKKMSAPRMNFFIREEMIFDVTRELEKISTNTLILSGRYDVQCPLSFSVEMNELIPKSQLFVFNESNHYPFLEEKSLFRQVILTYLKEKVSY from the coding sequence ATGACCTACTGGGAAACGAAAACAATTAGTACCGCACGCGGAAACTTTGAGGTCTTTGTAAAAGGAGAGGGCAATCCAATTTGCGTCACTCATCATTATTCAGAGTTTAATCATACGGGTGATTACTTTGCAGATTCTTTGACAGAGAATAATACGGTCTACCTTGTGAATTTAAAACAAGCCGGTAATTCAAGTAAGGCTAATGAGGCTCATGAGTTGAGTATGTTTGATGCTGTATACGACCTTGAAGCAATCCGAGAGGCGTTGGGTTATGCCAAATGGACCTTTGCCGGACACTCGACAGGAGGTATGATAGGGGTCATCTACGGTATTCATTTTTCAACGTCTCTTACTTCACTAATAATTGTGGGGGCAGCTGCTAGGAAATATGCTAATTCATCCTCTGAATGTATCTATCATCCAGACCATCCAAACTTTGACCGAATGCAGCAACTTATTGAGACTTTAAAACGCTCTGATTTAACACCTAGTGAAAGGGAGCGCTTCTCTAAAGAGAGAACGAAACTGTCTCTATTTCACCCGGATAAGTATGATGAATACTTTTCTTTAGGCATACATAAAAAGATGTCTGCGCCTAGAATGAACTTTTTTATTAGGGAAGAAATGATCTTTGATGTAACCCGTGAGTTAGAAAAAATCTCAACAAATACTTTAATACTGAGTGGCCGATACGATGTACAATGCCCGCTTTCTTTCTCCGTAGAAATGAATGAGTTAATACCAAAGTCACAACTATTTGTTTTTAATGAAAGCAATCATTACCCCTTCCTTGAAGAAAAGTCGTTGTTTAGACAAGTCATCTTAACTTACTTAAAAGAAAAGGTGTCTTATTGA
- a CDS encoding HEAT repeat domain-containing protein — protein MLKLIIKIIRLKGFGELDLEILRKAIEGGNVEEAESKLEEVGINKYENAVPLLIEYFKSTDNHRLRNSIAITLSDIGSKKAINPIIEMLNDPKTLGYRGTLLYALKPFDCSAHLETLVYHLLTGNFEVQANSYQLIEENIKSDITDEVLLKCILKIKKELDEIERQQDILTDALEMLFSVKEI, from the coding sequence TTGTTGAAATTAATAATTAAAATTATTAGGTTGAAGGGATTTGGAGAATTGGACTTAGAAATCCTAAGAAAAGCAATTGAAGGCGGTAATGTAGAGGAAGCAGAAAGTAAATTAGAGGAAGTAGGGATAAATAAATACGAAAATGCCGTGCCCCTTCTGATTGAATACTTTAAAAGCACGGATAATCATAGGCTAAGAAATTCAATTGCAATTACACTTAGTGATATTGGAAGTAAAAAAGCAATAAACCCTATAATAGAAATGTTAAATGACCCTAAAACTTTGGGGTATCGAGGTACATTGTTATATGCATTGAAACCTTTTGATTGTTCTGCACACCTAGAAACGCTGGTCTACCATCTGTTGACTGGAAACTTCGAAGTCCAAGCGAATTCATATCAACTAATTGAAGAAAATATTAAATCAGATATAACCGATGAAGTATTATTAAAATGTATTTTAAAGATAAAGAAAGAACTTGATGAAATTGAACGACAACAAGATATACTCACAGATGCCTTAGAAATGTTATTCTCCGTTAAAGAAATATAA